Within Paenibacillus albicereus, the genomic segment TACTGACATGCGCGAGCTCATGGTGAATCTCGGAGAGCGCTCGTATCCGATCCGCATCGGATCGGGCCTGCTCGCCCGCGCCGGGGAGCAGCTGCTCCAGGCCGGCCTCAGCGTCAAGTCGCCGCTGCTCGTCGTAAGCGACGATGCGGTAGCGCCGCTTTATCTGGACGGGCTGCTGGAGCAGCTTCGCTCCTCGGGCTTCCGCGCCGCGTCCTGCATCGTGCCGGCCGGCGAGCCGTCCAAGTCGCTCGCCCGCTTCGAGGAGATCATGACGAAGGCGCTCGAGCATGGGCTCGACCGCAAGTCCGCGATCGTCGCGCTCGGCGGCGGCGTCGTAGGGGATCTGGCGGGCTATGCCGCCGCTTCCTACATGCGGGGGATTCGGTTCGTCCAGATGCCGACGACGATCCTCGCCCATGACAGCAGCGTCGGCGGCAAGGTGGCGGTCAACCATCCGATGGCCAAAAACATCATCGGCGCGTTCCATCAGCCCTCGCTTGTGCTGTATGATCTGGACACGCTAAAGACGCTACCTCGGCGCGAAGTCAGCTCGGGGCTGGCGGAGGTCGTCAAGCACGGCCTCATCCGCGACGCCACCTTCGTCGACTGGTGCATCGACAACGCGGAACGGCTGCTCGCGCTCGACGCCGAAGCGCTCGGCTATGCGCTTTACAAGGGCTGCGCCGTCAAGGCGGACATCGTATCCTCCGACGAGACGGAGCAGGGCGTGCGGGCGATCCTCAATCTGGGCCATACGATCGGGCACGCGCTCGAGGCGGTGGCCGGCTACAACGAGCTTCATCACGGCGAAGCGATCTCGATCGGCATGATCGGCTCGGCGATGCTCGGCGTGCAGCTCGGCGCGCCGCAGGAAGTGTACCTCCGGACGCGCGAGGCGCTTGGCAAGGCTGGGCTTCCGGTCTCCTTGCCGGAGCATTTCGATACCGATCGGATCATGGAAGCGATGATGCACGACAAGAAATTCGGTGAAGGCAAGATGGTGTTCATCGTGCCGACTGCCATCGGAGAGGTCGAGATTCGCCAAGACATCCGCCAGCAGTGGGTCCGGGACATCGTCGAACGGCTGAAACGGGAGGCGAGCTGGCCATGAGCGTAAGGGGAATACGCGGCGCCATCACGGTGGACCGCAACGAAGAGCAGGAAATCCTGCAGGCGACGTCGGAGATGCTGCGGGCGA encodes:
- the aroB gene encoding 3-dehydroquinate synthase, yielding MRELMVNLGERSYPIRIGSGLLARAGEQLLQAGLSVKSPLLVVSDDAVAPLYLDGLLEQLRSSGFRAASCIVPAGEPSKSLARFEEIMTKALEHGLDRKSAIVALGGGVVGDLAGYAAASYMRGIRFVQMPTTILAHDSSVGGKVAVNHPMAKNIIGAFHQPSLVLYDLDTLKTLPRREVSSGLAEVVKHGLIRDATFVDWCIDNAERLLALDAEALGYALYKGCAVKADIVSSDETEQGVRAILNLGHTIGHALEAVAGYNELHHGEAISIGMIGSAMLGVQLGAPQEVYLRTREALGKAGLPVSLPEHFDTDRIMEAMMHDKKFGEGKMVFIVPTAIGEVEIRQDIRQQWVRDIVERLKREASWP